From Longimicrobium sp., one genomic window encodes:
- a CDS encoding ABC-F family ATP-binding cassette domain-containing protein, with protein sequence MNVLNVQSLKKSYGTRVVFDGVSFAVDEGDKVGFIGVNGSGKSTLFRIVAGLEGHEGGTLAFQRGIRAGYLSQEPEFDPGATILSAVAGGKPELLDAISEYHAVAQALTAGEGDVDRLLARQERAAGRIDALGGWDYEHRMEAILTKLDVAHWERPVEGLSGGERKRVALARVLLQQPELLLLDEPTNHLDADTTAWLEEHLQEYPGAVLLITHDRYFLDRVVTRMLEVSTGELTGYPGGYTEYLEAKAERMERASVEEEKRKKLIAQELAWVRRSPSARTGKQKARIGRLGGLEKEQKDKRMPNRDAVEINLNEAPRLGRTVLNLHGIAKSFDERVLIRGFNGMLQAGERIGIIGPNGAGKTTLLRIILGQEPPDAGEVEVGKNTRFAYFDQRREELNPDHSIYEAAADSDWVMVGGQRTHLRSYLETFLFPPEKQRQVVRSLSGGERNRLLLARLFLLDANLLILDEPTNDLDLVTLQVLESVLADYGGCVLMVTHDRFFLDKVATGLIVFEGNGVLHRHEGNYDLYRRLKEQKEAEAATAQTTARKAATSSAPAKKDEGGRKLSYKEKKELDGMEAAITAAEARKEELSARLADPTLYAGPADEVARVTAAFKEAGEAVDALYARWSELEEAGA encoded by the coding sequence ATGAACGTCCTCAACGTCCAGAGTCTCAAGAAGAGCTACGGCACCCGCGTCGTCTTCGATGGCGTTTCGTTCGCGGTGGACGAGGGCGACAAGGTGGGCTTCATCGGCGTCAACGGATCGGGGAAGAGCACCCTGTTCCGCATCGTGGCCGGGCTCGAGGGGCACGAGGGCGGCACGCTCGCCTTCCAGCGGGGGATCCGCGCCGGCTACCTGTCGCAGGAGCCCGAGTTCGACCCAGGCGCCACGATCCTTTCCGCCGTCGCGGGCGGCAAGCCCGAGCTGCTGGACGCCATCAGCGAGTACCACGCGGTGGCCCAGGCGCTCACGGCGGGGGAGGGCGACGTCGACCGGCTGCTGGCGCGGCAGGAGCGCGCGGCTGGCCGCATCGACGCGCTGGGCGGGTGGGACTACGAGCACCGGATGGAGGCCATCCTCACCAAGCTGGACGTGGCGCACTGGGAGCGGCCGGTGGAGGGCCTGTCCGGGGGCGAGCGCAAGCGCGTGGCGCTGGCCCGTGTGCTTCTTCAGCAGCCGGAGCTGCTGCTGCTCGACGAGCCCACCAACCACCTGGATGCCGACACCACGGCCTGGCTGGAGGAGCACCTGCAGGAGTATCCCGGCGCGGTGCTGCTCATCACTCACGACCGCTACTTCCTGGACCGCGTGGTCACGCGGATGCTGGAGGTTTCCACCGGCGAGCTTACGGGCTATCCCGGCGGCTACACCGAGTACCTGGAGGCCAAGGCCGAGCGGATGGAGCGCGCCTCGGTGGAGGAGGAAAAGCGCAAGAAGCTGATCGCGCAGGAGCTGGCGTGGGTGCGGCGCTCGCCATCCGCGCGCACGGGCAAGCAGAAGGCGCGCATCGGGCGGCTGGGCGGGCTGGAGAAGGAGCAGAAGGATAAGCGGATGCCCAACCGCGACGCCGTGGAGATCAACCTGAATGAGGCGCCGCGCCTGGGGCGCACCGTGCTGAACCTGCACGGAATCGCCAAGTCGTTCGATGAGCGTGTGCTGATCCGCGGCTTCAACGGCATGCTGCAGGCGGGCGAGCGCATCGGCATCATCGGGCCGAACGGGGCGGGGAAGACCACCCTCCTGCGCATCATCCTGGGGCAGGAGCCGCCCGACGCCGGCGAGGTGGAGGTGGGCAAGAACACGCGTTTCGCCTACTTCGACCAGCGCCGCGAAGAGCTGAATCCCGACCACTCCATCTACGAGGCCGCGGCCGACAGCGACTGGGTGATGGTGGGCGGCCAGCGCACGCACCTGCGCAGCTACCTGGAAACGTTCCTGTTTCCGCCCGAGAAGCAGCGCCAGGTGGTGCGCTCGCTTTCCGGCGGCGAGCGCAACCGGCTGCTGCTGGCGCGCCTGTTCCTGCTGGACGCCAACCTGCTGATCCTGGACGAGCCTACGAACGACCTGGACCTGGTGACGCTGCAAGTGCTGGAGTCCGTCCTAGCGGATTATGGCGGGTGCGTGCTGATGGTAACGCACGATCGCTTCTTTCTGGACAAGGTCGCGACGGGGCTGATCGTCTTCGAGGGCAACGGCGTGCTTCACCGCCACGAGGGCAACTACGACCTCTACCGCCGTCTCAAGGAGCAGAAGGAGGCCGAAGCCGCCACCGCCCAGACGACCGCGCGCAAGGCCGCGACGTCCTCAGCCCCCGCCAAGAAGGACGAGGGCGGGCGCAAGCTGAGCTACAAGGAAAAGAAGGAGCTGGATGGGATGGAGGCTGCCATCACCGCGGCCGAGGCGCGCAAGGAAGAACTCTCCGCGCGCCTGGCCGATCCCACGCTCTACGCCGGCCCCGCCGACGAGGTAGCGCGCGTCACGGCGGCGTTCAAAGAGGCCGGCGAAGCGGTGGATGCGCTCTACGCGCGCTGGTCGGAACTGGAAGAGGCCGGGGCGTGA